A window of the Sporosarcina sp. FSL K6-2383 genome harbors these coding sequences:
- a CDS encoding YihY/virulence factor BrkB family protein — MFEKKRLTPEVNNKEKVSKVRQRIDSLMGETKLLKFYDDVVEGDLDKFDVTTTEGFWKELFIRIKKVDVTGLASQMAFFFLLSLFPLLIFLITLLPFLNIDVAQIFIYIREYAPTSVAMLIEDTLAEVLANRNGGLLSIGAFATIWSASKGMNALTKALNLSYDTAETRSSILTRAMSLVFTVLLISTLLIALVLPLFGRQIGILAFSVFGLEEGFLAIWKSLRWSIPPVLISIVFVTIYWLVPNVKLRWKSVLPGALFATIGWICTTLLFTFYVDNFESYSNTYGSIGTIIVLMMWLYFSGIILMLGGQLNAVMLERETIKSLEGK; from the coding sequence GTGTTTGAAAAAAAACGTTTAACTCCTGAAGTGAATAATAAAGAAAAAGTTAGCAAGGTAAGACAAAGGATTGATAGTTTAATGGGCGAAACTAAGCTCCTAAAATTTTATGATGATGTCGTAGAAGGTGACCTTGACAAGTTTGATGTCACAACGACTGAAGGATTTTGGAAGGAATTGTTCATTCGGATAAAGAAAGTAGATGTGACTGGATTAGCTTCTCAAATGGCTTTCTTCTTCCTATTGTCCTTGTTTCCATTACTCATCTTCCTTATTACACTGTTGCCATTTTTAAATATTGATGTTGCACAGATCTTTATATATATTCGAGAGTATGCACCGACAAGTGTTGCTATGCTAATTGAGGATACGCTAGCAGAAGTGCTAGCAAATAGAAATGGTGGTTTACTGTCGATTGGGGCATTCGCAACAATTTGGTCGGCGTCTAAAGGTATGAATGCTCTTACGAAGGCATTAAATTTGTCTTATGACACGGCTGAGACACGATCCTCCATCCTTACACGTGCGATGTCGCTAGTTTTTACAGTCCTGCTCATTTCTACTCTTCTGATTGCTCTTGTTTTACCGTTATTCGGTCGGCAAATCGGTATTTTAGCATTTTCAGTTTTCGGATTGGAGGAAGGTTTTCTTGCTATATGGAAAAGCCTACGCTGGAGTATCCCACCCGTTCTTATTTCAATTGTGTTTGTAACGATTTACTGGTTAGTTCCGAATGTAAAGCTACGGTGGAAAAGTGTACTTCCAGGTGCGTTATTTGCGACAATTGGATGGATTTGTACTACTCTTCTATTCACATTTTATGTCGATAACTTTGAAAGCTACTCAAATACGTATGGAAGTATTGGGACGATTATTGTTCTCATGATGTGGTTGTATTTCTCGGGTATTATTTTAATGCTCGGTGGACAGTTGAATGCCGTGATGTTAGAGAGGGAAACGATAAAATCATTGGAAGGAAAATAA
- a CDS encoding YtxH domain-containing protein: MSSSKLGKFIIFGALIGAIASMFDRITREETTKKSKKIASDISFYSKNPDVLKLKLQEKTEKYQTLYEQLAGDASYIKAQVEELKVLTPQVKELVMDTKDAFVESKDEYKSIVSESLE; the protein is encoded by the coding sequence ATGAGTAGTAGTAAATTGGGTAAATTTATTATTTTTGGTGCTCTTATTGGTGCTATTGCAAGTATGTTTGACCGAATCACGCGCGAAGAGACGACAAAAAAGTCGAAGAAAATTGCTTCTGATATTAGTTTTTATTCAAAAAATCCGGATGTTTTGAAACTTAAACTACAGGAAAAAACAGAGAAGTATCAAACGCTTTATGAACAGTTGGCAGGAGATGCTTCATACATCAAGGCGCAAGTCGAAGAGTTGAAAGTATTGACGCCGCAAGTGAAGGAATTGGTAATGGATACAAAGGATGCGTTTGTTGAGTCAAAGGATGAATACAAATCAATTGTCAGTGAAAGCTTGGAATAA